The genomic stretch ACGTAAAAGCATTCAACTATGAAGGATACTTAATTGATGAAGAAAAATCAACCGATACAAAACTCGTTTTCACAAGATAATGACGTTATCCCAACTTAAAACACATTTTTTAGATTCACTTTCAGAAGTCTATACAGATTCTGAAAGTACCTTTATATTTCAGATTTTTACTGAACATATTTTAGACTTAAATAACTTTCAGCAAAGACAATCTGCAGATTTGGAATTGTCTGATGAGAATATAAATAAATTCCAGCAAATCATTTCAGAATTAAAAACAGGAAAACCTTATTTACAGATTTTAGGTGAAACTGAATTTTATGGAATGAAAATTTTTGTAGATGAGAATGTTTTGATTCCTCGACCGGAAACGGAGGAATTGCTGGAAATAGCGATTAAAGAGATAAAAAGAAATATTTCAAGAATGGAATACATTCATTTAAGATCGAAACAAACAGATTATAAATGGACTGAAGAAGCAAAATATCCACCTTCGCAAGAACAGGAATTAAAAAGAGTCAAAATTTTAGACATCGGAACCGGAAGCGGAATTATTCCTTTGGTTTTAAAAAAACATTTCCCGGAAGCAGAAATTACTTCCATTGATTTCTCTGAAGCAGCCTTAAAAACAGCGAAAAAGAACGCAGAATTTCACCAGCTTGACATCAATTTTATTCATGCCGATTATCTGAGTTTAGATTTAAATCAGAATTTTGATGTTATTATTTCAAATCCGCCTTATATTGGGATTGATGAAGAGAACGAAATTGCAGATTCTGTAAAGAAATTTGAGCCTACAATGGCGTTGTTTTCTCCAATTTCCGATGCTTTGATTTTTTATCGAAAAATTGCCGAAGATTCTAAAAAATATTTAAATGAAAACGGTTTGCTTTTCTTAGAAATCAATCAGAAATTAGGGAAAGAAACGCTAGAATTGTACAAAGATTTTTCACAAGTTGAACTCATAAAAGACCTGAGCGAGAACGACCGTTTTATTTTTGGAATAAAATAATATTAAATTCAAAAGTTCATATAAAGTTAATTGTAATCAAATTCCGTTTTATTTTTATATTCTTAATTTTATCCCACCAAACAATAAAATTATATTATTATGAAAAATTTAATGAAAAGCGCATTACTAGCGTTCGGAGTTCTATTAACAATTACCAGTTGCAGTACTGATGCAACAACTTTAACGGATGCTGAAATGACAAATGCTAATCTCGCAAATAAAAGTGAGAATAGTAAGAAACAACAGACTTATCAGTTAAAAGTAGGTACCATCCATAACGGGGTAAACACCATGAGCGGAAGTTATGATATGGGCGGAATTTATGCAACCGATGTGAATACAGGGATTGTTTATGACGGATATATCACTTATTCTAACGGATACGCCAAACTACCCGGATATTTTAACGATCTTCCAGCTGGAACTTATGAAATCTCTGCTTATCAGGGACAAGGAGGCTGGGTTGGCTACGGTTCTACAACAGTTACCCTGACGCCATCTTCAGTGGGACAAGACGGTTATGTGAATATATATATTCCAATTGCCTGGGAAGAATAGTAATTTTCAACACAATAAAAAAGACTGTTTTCAAATAGAGAACAGTCTTTTTTATTTCAATAATTTGAAAGAGTTTATTAATTAATTCTTTTTCTTATAAATACTTCATATGCTAAATAAATCAGCGGAAGTGACATAATACCCAAAAAGAGAATATTGCTTAATGCAATTTGAGGGAAAACAATGATTGTATAAATTAACCCAAAAAATGCACCGCCTAAATGTGCTGCATGACCAATATTATCATGACTTCTTGGTTTCAGCATGCTGTAAACAGAATATCCAAAATACAGCAAACCAAAAATATATCCTGGAATACTTAGGGCTGGAGGTAGAAATATAATTCCGATTTTTATATTTACAGGATCTAAAGAAACGCTTGCAAAAATAATCCCAGCAACACCTCCGCTTGCACCAATTGCAGAATACCAACTTTGATTTTTATAAATTAAGAGCGAAAATAAATTTCCTAATAGTATCGAAGCGATATAAATAATTAAAAAACCACTCACTCCAAAAGCATATAAAATAGCAGGGCTGAACATATACAAAACATACATATTCAATGCTAAATGTATAAAATCTGCATGAAGAAAACCTGCTGATAAAAGTCTGAAATACTCTTTTCTTTGTTGAATTGCTCCAACATTGAATTTGTATTTTTCGAACATTCTTATATCGTTTAAAGCTAAATAGCTAATAATACATGTTACTGCAATTATAATTATGACAACTGTATTCATATTTTCTATTTTTCGTTATCATCACTTTCAAACAAATCGCCGATTGTTCCACCCTCATCGTCTATGATGGGAGAGGTAAGATCTGGTTCTTCGTACACTTCCGGCTCCTCTTCTTCAGGTTCAGGAATGGTGATGTTTATATTTTTAACCTTAAATTTTGTAAACTGATTTCCGATCGCTTTAATTCCTTTTACGGCTATAAATTCGTCGATATTTACGATTTCAGGCTCTCTTTCTTTTCCTTTATCTTTTGCGAAAATAATTTCTGCGGTAGAATTATTAGAAACTATAATTCTTTCGACAAATGACTTCGGATGTTCAGATGGCATAAAAGTCTGTACATTGGTATTGTTTTCCAGCAAGAATCTTTTGATGAAATACATATCTTTTTCTCCGTCATAATAAATGCAGGTCACCGGTTGATGAGGACGCCATTTTTCCAAAATAATATACTCGTCATCAAAGCGGTTTCCAAGATCAAAACTTACGAGTTTGGCTTCTCCCTGTGCATTAATGGTTAAGATTTTATCATCCCCTTTAAAGTTTCCGAGGAGCGTTCCCCTTACATCCGCATTCAGTCTTCTTACCGTTTCGTCAAACCAGATCTTTCTTGGCGCCAATGTAGAAACGCCTTCTTCCTTCAGATCAACTTTTTTTACAGAATATTTGGTTACCAAATTACCTTTAGAATCTCTTCCTTTAATCGCAAGTTCAGAAAAATCGATTTCCATTTTATTCTTTCTGATTCTCGGATTGGGTTTTAATAAAACAGTTACAACCTCAGCTTCACCGTTCGGATTTGCCGAAAAATAAAGCATTTCTGAGCCTTTTACATCGGATGCTAAAGGATAATCTGTATTTCGGGTAACACCCGTCACCGAAAAACGCTTCATATAATAAGGTCCGTCTCTGCCTTCACGATAAATCATGTTGTAAACGGTGCGTTTATCGTTCTTTTTCCAGATGGCAACGTGTTGAATGTCTTTACCAATGAAGGTTTTGGCTTCTACTTTCACGACTTTCATGTTTCCGTCTTTTCTGAACGTAATGATATCGTCGATGTCTGAGCAGTCAAACAAATATTGGTCTTTCTTAAGCGAAGTTCCGATAAAGCCTTCTTCAAAATTAACATAGAATTTTTCATTAGCTACTGCAACTTTTGTCGCATCAATGGTATCGAAGATCCTTAATTCTGTTTTTCTTTCCTTGCCTTTTCCGTATTTTTTCTGAATATTCAGATAATAATCAATCGCATAGGCTATAAGATTAGCCAAATGAAATCTTACCTGCTCAATTTTGCCTTCTAATGCAGCAATATTTTCTTTAAATTTATCTAAATCGAATCTTGAGATTCTTTTAATTCTAATCTCAGTTAACCTTAAAATATCTTCTTCGGTAACTTCTCTTAAAAGATGTGCGGTGTGTGGTTTTAAGCCTTTATCAATGGTTTTCAGCACTTCTTCCCAACTTTTTACCTCTTCGATGTCGTGATAGATTCTGTTTTCGATGAAGATTCTTTCTAATGAAGAAAAATGCCAGCTTTCCTGCAATTCATTAAGCTCAATTTCCAGTTCTTTTTTCAGCAACGAAACCGTATGATCGGTATTCATTCTTAAAATTTCGGAAACGTTTAAAAACATTGGCTTATCGCCCACAATTACGCAGGCATTGGGAGAAATCGTCACCTGACAATCGGTAAATGCATATAGCGCATCAATCGTTTTATCTGGCGAAACTTCATTGTGAAGATAAATCAGAATTTCAACTTTATCTGAAGTATTGTCTTCAATTTTTTTGATTTTGATTTTTCCTTTTTCATTAGCCTTAATGATCGAATCAATCAAATCACTGGTATTTTTAGAAAAAGGAAGCTCAGAAATCATCAAAGTATGCTTGTCTACCTGAGAAATCTTGGCTCTTGCTCTTACTTTTCCGCCTCTGTGACCGTCATTATATTCTGAAACATCCAGAAAACCTGCGGTAAGAAAATCAGGATAAATTTCAAATTTTTTCCCTTTCAGATGAGCAACAGACGCATTAATTAATTCGTTGAAATTATGCGGAAGAATCTTTGTAGAAAGTCCTACCCCAATTCCTTCAACACCCTGCGCCAGAAGCAAAGGAAATTTTACAGGTAAATCTACAGGCTCGTTATTTCTGCCGTCATAAGATTTTGACCAAATGGTGGTTTTAGGATTAAAAACAACTTCCAATGCAAAAGGAGTCAATCTTGCTTCGATATATCTAGCAGCAGCAGCAGAATCTCCGGTGTAAATATTCCCCCAGTTTCCCTGGGTATCTATCAATAGTTCTCTCTGCCCGATCCCCACCATTGCATCGGTAATAGAAGCATCACCGTGAGGGTGATATTTCATCGTGTTACCAACAATATTTGCCACTTTATTGTACCGCCCGTCTTCCAGCTCACGCATAGAATGCATAATTCTACGTTGTACCGGTTTGAAACCATCGTAAACAGACGGAATGGCTCTATCTAAAATTACATAAGATGCATAATCCAGAAACCAGTCTTTGTACAGTCCTGAAACTTTTTTTAAGCTTTCGCCTTCGTGAGAGTTGTCTTCTATCATTATTTATTCTTGATGTCTTTTCTCTTTATTAGCATTTATTACTTTATTGAGGGATGTTTTTAAATCATTGACTTCTTTTCTCGTTAAATAGGAAGTTTCATATTTTAAGATTGCCGAGCCACCGTTTTTGCTAGAAACAGTCAAATAAAGTCTACTGAAAAACAATATCGAAACCATTTCAAATTTAATCAGTTTATACTTTGGAAATTCATCATTCAGCGGTTTATCTATAAAAGGAATAATATTCCTGTTTCTAAAGTGAAGTGCTTCACCTTCACTATCATATTCAAAAATCTGCCTACCATACAAATAATTAATAATCAACAATATAGCAGGAATAATAATTAAAATATAGCTTTTCTCATCTAAAATATCAAACCTCATTTTATCTACAATAAAACCTATGCACCCTCCTGATAATATCATCAATAGTAATATATTGAAAAAATTATACACAGGTACTTTTTTCCTGTTACTTAATCTCATCGTAATTATTGATTTCTACTGATTACTATTTTTTAAAGCTCAACTTCATCCAAAACCTCCTTTTTATTAATATCCTGATCTTCTACAACCAAATTTTCAAGAATAAAAACTTGTCTATCCGGTGTATTTTTCCCCATGTAAAATTCTAGAATCTGCTCAATCGTTTGGTCTTTTCCGATAACTACAGGTTCCAGGCGAATGTCTTTTCCAATAAAATGTTTGAATTCGTCAGGTGAAATTTCTCCCAATCCTTTGAATCGTGTAATTTCAGGATTTTTTCCTAATTCATTTAAAGCTTTCACCCTTTCCTGCTCAGAATAGCAGTATCTCGTTTCTTTTTTATTTCTAACCCTGAATAACGGAGTCTGAAGAATATACAAATGTCCGTTTTTTATCACATCAGGGAAAAACTGAAGGAAAAATGTAATCATCAGAAGCCTGATGTGCATTCCGTCGACATCGGCATCGGTTGCAATAATTACTTGATTGTATCTTAAATCTTCAAGACTTTCTTCAATATTTAAAGCAGCCTGCAGCAAGTTGAATTCTTCATTTTCGTACACCACTTTTTTGGTTAAACCATAACAGTTTAGCGGTTTACCTTTTAGCGAAAATACAGCCTGCGTTTCTACATCTCTCGATTTTGTGATAGATCCTGATGCAGAATCTCCTTCGGTAATAAAGATTTGTGTCTCCGCTTTTCTTTCAGCTTTTTGATCGTTGTAATGCTGTCTGCAGTCACGAAGTTTTTTATTGTGAAGAGAAACTTTTTTAGCTCTTTCTCTTGCCAGCTTCTGAATTCCGGAAAGTTCTTTTCTTTCTCTTTCAGAAATTAAAATTTTTCTCTGTATCGCTT from Chryseobacterium indoltheticum encodes the following:
- a CDS encoding rhomboid family intramembrane serine protease; translation: MNTVVIIIIAVTCIISYLALNDIRMFEKYKFNVGAIQQRKEYFRLLSAGFLHADFIHLALNMYVLYMFSPAILYAFGVSGFLIIYIASILLGNLFSLLIYKNQSWYSAIGASGGVAGIIFASVSLDPVNIKIGIIFLPPALSIPGYIFGLLYFGYSVYSMLKPRSHDNIGHAAHLGGAFFGLIYTIIVFPQIALSNILFLGIMSLPLIYLAYEVFIRKRIN
- the prmC gene encoding peptide chain release factor N(5)-glutamine methyltransferase, with amino-acid sequence MTLSQLKTHFLDSLSEVYTDSESTFIFQIFTEHILDLNNFQQRQSADLELSDENINKFQQIISELKTGKPYLQILGETEFYGMKIFVDENVLIPRPETEELLEIAIKEIKRNISRMEYIHLRSKQTDYKWTEEAKYPPSQEQELKRVKILDIGTGSGIIPLVLKKHFPEAEITSIDFSEAALKTAKKNAEFHQLDINFIHADYLSLDLNQNFDVIISNPPYIGIDEENEIADSVKKFEPTMALFSPISDALIFYRKIAEDSKKYLNENGLLFLEINQKLGKETLELYKDFSQVELIKDLSENDRFIFGIK
- a CDS encoding DNA gyrase/topoisomerase IV subunit A, whose protein sequence is MIEDNSHEGESLKKVSGLYKDWFLDYASYVILDRAIPSVYDGFKPVQRRIMHSMRELEDGRYNKVANIVGNTMKYHPHGDASITDAMVGIGQRELLIDTQGNWGNIYTGDSAAAARYIEARLTPFALEVVFNPKTTIWSKSYDGRNNEPVDLPVKFPLLLAQGVEGIGVGLSTKILPHNFNELINASVAHLKGKKFEIYPDFLTAGFLDVSEYNDGHRGGKVRARAKISQVDKHTLMISELPFSKNTSDLIDSIIKANEKGKIKIKKIEDNTSDKVEILIYLHNEVSPDKTIDALYAFTDCQVTISPNACVIVGDKPMFLNVSEILRMNTDHTVSLLKKELEIELNELQESWHFSSLERIFIENRIYHDIEEVKSWEEVLKTIDKGLKPHTAHLLREVTEEDILRLTEIRIKRISRFDLDKFKENIAALEGKIEQVRFHLANLIAYAIDYYLNIQKKYGKGKERKTELRIFDTIDATKVAVANEKFYVNFEEGFIGTSLKKDQYLFDCSDIDDIITFRKDGNMKVVKVEAKTFIGKDIQHVAIWKKNDKRTVYNMIYREGRDGPYYMKRFSVTGVTRNTDYPLASDVKGSEMLYFSANPNGEAEVVTVLLKPNPRIRKNKMEIDFSELAIKGRDSKGNLVTKYSVKKVDLKEEGVSTLAPRKIWFDETVRRLNADVRGTLLGNFKGDDKILTINAQGEAKLVSFDLGNRFDDEYIILEKWRPHQPVTCIYYDGEKDMYFIKRFLLENNTNVQTFMPSEHPKSFVERIIVSNNSTAEIIFAKDKGKEREPEIVNIDEFIAVKGIKAIGNQFTKFKVKNINITIPEPEEEEPEVYEEPDLTSPIIDDEGGTIGDLFESDDNEK